The genomic DNA GCGACGCCAACCATGGGGAGGCAGCCATGTTGCGTATGCTTGTACTCACGCGCAACCTCACCGACGACCGCTCATGGGACCTTTCACTTTGGCTTGAAGGTAAAGTAGGCAAAAAAAAGCTCAACGAAAACAAGTCGCTCGTACGATTCATCGAACGTGTCTGCGAAATGAGCACGAAGGCAATCAGTGCAACACGAAGCGAGCAGATTCAGCTACTTTCTACCGATGTGCATCGTACAGTATGGGAACCGCCGGGACAGTACGAATGGACCCGATTTCATGCGCTCGGCATCGAACAAAAAGCAGCGAAGTGGCTACCCGAAGCGGACGGCGGCCTGCCTTGGGACGAACTCGGTGTCGTGTCTCCGTTTGTCACACAAGACACTTTGAGCGAATTGGCAGCAAGCGCGAAAGAACCGCTCTTTCTCGTGTCGCGAAGCGAAGAACTCGACAAGCTCTCTTCGCTAGAAGACTTTTCAAATGTCCACGTCCTAAGCGACCAAGCGGTCGTGGGCGATCTCGAAGACGACGACTCTCAACGTCAGCGTGGCCTGCATGCGAAGGTCTACATTGGTAGACGTACGTGGTACACGCATCTGTTCGTGGGATCAGCGAATGCGACCGCCGCGGCCCTCAAAGGCAGAAACGTCGAGTTCATGGTCGAGTTGATCGGCCGCACGAGCAAGGTCGGCACACCCGCAGACTGGGTAGGCAATGAGGGCTTGGGTCCATTGCTTGTTCCCTATTCCCGATCCGATCTCGAAGATCCAGAAAGACTTGCGGACGAACGCGAACTCGAGAAGCTTCGTGACGCGCTGGCTCGCGCGGACCTATCGCTTCACTGCAGCAAATGTGAAGAAGGTTGGGCAGTCGATCTGCACGGGCTCAACGTTGTCGACTACTGCGGCGTAAAAGCTCATGCGTGGCTTGTGACGCAAGACGAGGAGCGCGCGGTGTCAATCGGCGGGGAGCCTTCTCATGTCGTCGCGCATCCCGTCGGGCGACTAGGCATATTCGCGCCTCATCACGTTACGTCCTTCACCGGCTTTGGCCTTGCCTTCGGCGCTGCAACCCTGCGATTTGCGATGCAACTTCCGTTGCACGGAGGGCCCGAGGACCGAGACCTCGAAATTCTACGTGCGGCTATTCGTAACCGCGAAGGACTGATCCGCTATTTGATGTTGCTGCTTGGCGATTGGTCGGGAGATGAAGGTAATGAGT from Paraburkholderia edwinii includes the following:
- a CDS encoding phospholipase D family protein, with product MISPEQRSMLTDALTPPDGYRFDCGVATTYSLDLITLLTLPLHLARRDTEDVSPDRPDPLPVLEALRRMGDRLTVFCQRGRLQIPRKANALLGLLESMVHEAQAPHGGVFHPKVWLLRFEPGDANHGEAAMLRMLVLTRNLTDDRSWDLSLWLEGKVGKKKLNENKSLVRFIERVCEMSTKAISATRSEQIQLLSTDVHRTVWEPPGQYEWTRFHALGIEQKAAKWLPEADGGLPWDELGVVSPFVTQDTLSELAASAKEPLFLVSRSEELDKLSSLEDFSNVHVLSDQAVVGDLEDDDSQRQRGLHAKVYIGRRTWYTHLFVGSANATAAALKGRNVEFMVELIGRTSKVGTPADWVGNEGLGPLLVPYSRSDLEDPERLADERELEKLRDALARADLSLHCSKCEEGWAVDLHGLNVVDYCGVKAHAWLVTQDEERAVSIGGEPSHVVAHPVGRLGIFAPHHVTSFTGFGLAFGAATLRFAMQLPLHGGPEDRDLEILRAAIRNREGLIRYLMLLLGDWSGDEGNEYGAGALGEKRALARNETPLFEMLARAFAREPDRLTRVHELVKRLRDETTEDDPILTDDFIGIWSVFEHALSEEEGK